A region of the Actinomycetota bacterium genome:
CACGGAATCGAGCACGCACTCGAGCCGCCAGATCCGTTTCAGGGAGACAGCTGGGCGCTGAGCGGCATCCCCGAAGTGCCACGGACCCTCGAGGACGCGATCGAGCTCTTCGACAGCAGCGCGCTCGCGCGCGAGCTGCTCGGCGAGCGCTTCTGCGAGCACTACACCGCCACCCGGCGGTGGGAACTCGAGCGCTTCCGCTCGACGGTCACCGACTGGGAACGCGAGCGCTACCTCGAGCGAGTCTGACCGGCGCCGGGTACCGGCTAAGAGACATGAGTGCCGCTCGCCATCCATCACCCGCCCGAGCTCCCTGACCGGCCCGCCGCGCAGTGCCTCTGCCACCTACCAGTGCCTCTGCCAGCTACCTCGGGCCGCGACCGCTGCCCAAGGCCGTGAGCGGTAGCGAGGTGGTCGACGGGTCGCGTCCCTGAGCTGCTGTAACTTCGCCGCGGCCCAGGTTCCCGCTGGCGGTCAGTCTATGCGACGCTCACCTCCTCGGGGATCGTTTCTTCATTGCCCTCGTATCGCATCCGCTTGAGGCGCTGGCGTTCGAGCTGGGTGAACTTGATGCCGTTGGTGGCGTTTGTGATGTAGAGGTCAAGCACGGCCCAGACGAGCGTCAGGCAGCTGGTCTCGCCGGGGAAGCGCCCGATCACCTTGGTGCGCCGCTTGACCTCGCCGAGCGAGCGCTCGAGGAGGTTGGTGCTGCGCCAGCGCCGGCGGTGTCTGGTCGGGTAGCGCAGGTGGACGACGAGCGCGTCGAGATCGTCGGCCAGGCATCTGGCGGCCGCGGTGTAGCCGGCGCGCTCGAGCTCGTCGACCAGGACCTCAAGGCGCTGTTTGCCGTCGCGTTCGTCGGTGGCCTCATCGAGTGCCTGCCAGTAGGCCGCTCGGACGCGTTCGCGCTCGCGTTCGGGTAGCTTCGCGAGCAGGTTGCGCAGGCGGTGGACGGCGCAGTGCTGGCGATCTGAGGCAGGCCAGCACTGCTCGACCGCCTTGATCAGCCCGGGGGCGCCGTCGGCGATGATCAGCATCGGAGCGCCCAGGCCGCGCGCGATCAAATCGCGTGCGAGCGAGAGCCAGTCCTCGTAGGACTCGCGCATCCCCAGCGTCACCGCCAGCAGCACCCGCTCGCCCGCCTCGGAGAAGCCCCACGCGCAAAGCACGCCCTCCTTGG
Encoded here:
- a CDS encoding glutamine synthetase, translating into HGIEHALEPPDPFQGDSWALSGIPEVPRTLEDAIELFDSSALARELLGERFCEHYTATRRWELERFRSTVTDWERERYLERV
- a CDS encoding IS256 family transposase; amino-acid sequence: MRRTVPPSAEIEQQIDTLLAVGVGENPRESLSELARLGARLIIQRAVEDEFDAWLGRARYERRPEAPPGLRNGFRPRRVQTAEGELSVETPQVRAAAEPFVSKLFPRGTKLLRTEPLKAMVIGAFVRGLSMRDVESLCEQAGLGKLSKSTAARICSELRDRFEAFKRRDLYDIQLAALFLDATFLHVRPDGPKEGVLCAWGFSEAGERVLLAVTLGMRESYEDWLSLARDLIARGLGAPMLIIADGAPGLIKAVEQCWPASDRQHCAVHRLRNLLAKLPERERERVRAAYWQALDEATDERDGKQRLEVLVDELERAGYTAAARCLADDLDALVVHLRYPTRHRRRWRSTNLLERSLGEVKRRTKVIGRFPGETSCLTLVWAVLDLYITNATNGIKFTQLERQRLKRMRYEGNEETIPEEVSVA